From the genome of Miscanthus floridulus cultivar M001 chromosome 10, ASM1932011v1, whole genome shotgun sequence, one region includes:
- the LOC136485330 gene encoding mannose-6-phosphate isomerase 1-like, giving the protein MASSTASLAPAAALLERLGLRVAPTDAAADDHHQAVPGLLPLCCAVQHYEWGRRGADSLVARLAGEGGGDGGRPCAELWMGTHPAAPSSLAPDVSLRDWVARNPAALGRDVAARWGGDLPFLFKVLSVAKALSIQAHPDRELAAALHALRPAMYRDANHKPEMAVAVTEFHALCGFAATQELKEVLRTVPEVQELVGKEESRKLLGVKEQDGGIGVRSYLKSAFTKLMTASDEAVSEAIANLRTRLNSESKARSLTQKEQLVLSLEKQYPGDVGVLAAFFLNFVKLNPGEALYVSANEPHAYLSGECIECMATSDNVVRAGLTPKYRDVQTLCSMLTYNQAFPEILQGMPVQPYVTRYTPSTDEFEVDRYLLPPGKSVTMSPVPGPSIFIVMTGEGEIQAGFMTDSAKAKEGDVFFVPAHTKVKLYTSSPRSMQLYRAGVNSSFLS; this is encoded by the exons ATGGCGTCGTCCACGGCCTCGCTCGCCCCCGCGGCCGCGCTGCTGGAGCGGCTGGGCCTCCGCGTCGCGCCCACCGACGCCGCCGCGGACGACCACCACCAGGCCGTCCCGGGGCTCCTCCCGCTGTGCTGCGCCGTGCAGCACTACGAGTGGGGCCGCCGCGGCGCCGACTCCCTCGTCGCGCGCCTCGCCGGCGAGGGCGGCGGGGACGGAGGACGGCCCTGCGCCGAGCTCTGGATGGGCACGCACCCGGCCGCGCCATCCTCGCTCGCGCCCGACGTCTCGCTCCGCGACTGGGTCGCGCGTAACCCCGCCGCGCTCGGCCGCGACGTCGCTGCGCGATGGGGCGGCGACCTCCCCTTCCTCTTCAAG GTGCTGTCGGTGGCGAAGGCGCTGTCGATCCAGGCGCACCCGGACCGGGAGCTCGCCGCGGCGCTGCACGCGCTGCGCCCGGCCATGTACCGCGACGCCAACCACAAGCCCGAGATGGCCGTCGCCGTTACCGAGTTCCACGCGCTCTGCGGCTTCGCCGCCACACAG GAGCTCAAGGAAGTATTGAGGACTGTACCCGAGGTTCAGGAATTAGTTGGCAAAGAAGAATCTCGGAAGCTTTTGGGTGTCAAAGAGCAAGATGGGGGGATCGGTGTGAGGTCGTATCTGAAATCAGCTTTCACCAAGTTAATGACAGCGAGTGATGAGGCAgtttctgaagcaattgcaaacCTTAGGACTCGCTTGAACAGTGAGAGCAAG GCTAGAAGTTTAACACAGAAGGAGCAACTTGTTTTGTCATTGGAGAAGCAGTACCCAGGAGATGTTGGTGTGCTGGCAGCGTTCTTCCTAAATTTTGTTAAGCTAAATCCTGGTGAAGCACTTTATGTTAGTGCCAACGAACCTCATGCATATCTCTCAGGGGAGTGCATCGAATGTATGGCCACTTCAGACAACGTTGTCCGTGCAGGTCTAACTCCGAAATACAGAGATGTGCAAACTCTCTGCTCGATGTTGACTTATAATCAG GCCTTCCCAGAAATTTTGCAAGGAATGCCTGTACAGCCTTATGTGACTCGTTACACCCCATCAACTGACGAATTTGAAGTTGACCGCTACTTGCTACCTCCTGGCAAATCAGTCACCATGTCTCCGGTGCCTGGTCCATCCATATTCATCGTCATGACAGGAGAAGGAGAAATCCAGGCAGGCTTCATGACTGACAGCGCAAAGGCAAAGGAAGGTGACGTTTTCTTTGTGCCGGCTCACACCAAGGTCAAGCTCTACACTTCGTCCCCCAGGTCCATGCAGCTGTACAGGGCTGGGGTAAACAGCAGTTTCCTGAGTTGA
- the LOC136489301 gene encoding mannose-6-phosphate isomerase 2-like produces MMLPCIQARSLTQKEQLVLSLEKQYPGDVGVLAAFFLNFVKLNPGEALYVSANEPHAYLSGECIECMATSDNVVRAGLTPKYRDVQTLCSMLTYNQAFPEIKQGMPVQPFVTRYAPSTDEFEVDRYLLPPGKSVTMSPVPGLSIFIVMTGEGEIQAGFMTDSAKAKEGDVFFVPAHTKVKLYTSSPRSMKLYRAGVNSSFLS; encoded by the exons ATGATGCTTCCATGTATTCAGGCTAGAAGTTTAACACAGAAGGAGCAACTTGTTTTGTCATTGGAGAAGCAGTACCCAGGAGATGTTGGTGTGCTGGCAGCGTTCTTCCTAAATTTTGTTAAGCTAAATCCTGGTGAAGCACTTTATGTTAGTGCCAACGAACCTCATGCATATCTCTCAGGGGAGTGCATCGAATGTATGGCCACTTCAGACAACGTTGTCCGTGCAGGTCTAACTCCGAAATACAGAGATGTGCAAACTCTCTGCTCGATGTTGACTTATAATCAG GCCTTCCCGGAAATTAAGCAAGGAATGCCTGTACAGCCTTTTGTGACTCGTTACGCCCCATCAACTGACGAATTTGAAGTTGACCGCTACTTGCTACCTCCTGGCAAATCAGTCACCATGTCTCCGGTGCCTGGTCTATCCATATTCATCGTCATGACAGGAGAAGGAGAAATCCAGGCAGGCTTCATGACTGACAGCGCTAAGGCAAAGGAAGGTGACGTTTTCTTTGTGCCGGCTCACACCAAGGTCAAGCTCTACACTTCGTCCCCCAGGTCCATGAAACTGTACAGGGCTGGTGTAAACAGCAGTTTCTTAAGTTGA
- the LOC136489302 gene encoding protein MAIN-LIKE 1-like: protein MDRFPLLDPRFDEHHRARRIENGEVLNVLRPMTHEASMTMVYDERYTPLLKLANLATVARVCRRGTPPFNPAALTALIDRWHPETHSFHLPCREMTVTLEDVAMILGVKIRGFPVTGDTESEGWQQRVEHFLGRPLAAVEAGKKRRSSGVSLRWLRQQFRECPPNVDAETVTYYCRAYVLHMLGTVLFPDGTGDMASWMYIPCLLNWEDAGNRSWGSAILAFLYRQLCEAYRRPGGAHATMSGCITLLQVIKQSCTGFHYNSMFFLNKSD, encoded by the exons atggatcggttcccccttcttgatccaaggttcgatgagcaccaccgggctcggaggatcgagaacggagag gttttgaatgtgctgaggccaatgacacatgaggcctctatgaccatggtctacgacgagaggtacacgcccctcctgaagctggcgaaccttgctaccgttgctcgtgtttgtcgtcgaggcacgccacctttcaacccagcggcgctgacagcgttgatagatcggtggcatccggagacacacagctttcacctaccatgcagggagatgacggtcactctcgaggacgttgccatgatccttggagtcaaaatccgaggattcccagtgacaggagacacggagtctgaaggatggcagcagcgggttgagcacttcttgggacggcccctagcggcagttgaggctggcaagaaacggcgcagcagtggggtgtccctgaggtggcttcgtcagcagtttcgggagtgcccacccaacgtagACGCCGAGACCGTGACATACTACTGTCGGGCCTACGTCCTCCACATGTTAGGTacggttctcttccctgacggcactggagacatggcgtcctggatgtacatcccgtgccttttgaactgggaggatgccggcaataggagttggggctcggctatacttgccttcctaTACCGTCAGCTTTGCGAGGCTTACCGCCGTCCTGGAGGCGCGCACGCTACAATGTCAGGGTGCATCACACTGttgcaggtaataaagcaaagttgtacaggtttccactacaattcaatgttttttcttaacaaaagtgattaa
- the LOC136485711 gene encoding uncharacterized protein produces the protein MPRRGKARIPSYGRQRANPYDLKPLPEGVPRPMCFCGDPCKIDISEDEETYRQRYWMCPNYAWEPTKQQRRASFTVPPLCDFEQWIDTEIKESDKQRLEGLKEWDAEVKERFEQRRRL, from the exons atgccaaggcgtggtaaagctcgtattccaag ctatggtcgccagagggcaaatccctacgacctaaagcctctccctgaaggtgttcctcgaccaatgtgcttttgtggtgatccttgcaagatagacatctctgaagatgaggaaacatataggcagaggtactggatgtgtcccaattatgcatgggaacctacaaagcaacagcgccgtgcatcgttt accgttccaccactgtgtgactttgagcagtggattgacactgagatcaaggagtcggacaagcagcgtctagaaggcctgaaggagtgggatgcggaggttaaggagaggtttgagcagagacgcagactgtag